From one Lolium rigidum isolate FL_2022 chromosome 4, APGP_CSIRO_Lrig_0.1, whole genome shotgun sequence genomic stretch:
- the LOC124708521 gene encoding L-type lectin-domain containing receptor kinase SIT2-like produces the protein MQLKLVSVVSLVLLHFLSVGHGVGGDSQFIYNGFHGAQLDLDGMAVIESDGKLALTNVTSQLKGSAFHPAPLRFTDAATNGTAARSFSATFVFAIVTDYITVGGNGLAFFVAPNKNLSAASPSQFLGLFNKQNNGNGTNHVFAVELDTILNPEFGDINSNHVGVDVNGLASVAAEPAGYYSDDDAGDFKNLTLISGDAMQLWVDYDGRSTVVSVTLAPLGMSRPIKPLISVVIDLSPVLSDTAYAGLSSSTGPFQTRHYVLGWSFALDGAAPPLDYANLPMPPRVGDDKGRSKGRDVILPVVAPILALAVAAGVFLLVWRRFRYAEVREDWELEFGPHRYAYKDLFRATGGFDSKHLLGVGGFGRVYKGVLPKSKTEIAVKVVVSHDNAKQGMKQFVAEVVSIGRVRHRNIVHLLGYCRRKGELLLVYEYMPNGSLDNWLYDQHAPPLSWPQRLRAIRGVASGLLYLHEDWEQVVVHRDIKASNVLLDGEMNARLGDFGLSKMYDRGSDPQTTHVVGTMGYLAPELACTRRVTPATDVFAFGSFVLEVACGRRPIEHVAADDNRLILADWVLERWHAGDVGATADPRLCGVYDAEEAAAVLRLGLVCSHPAPAARPSMRQVVQYLDGDEPIPEPAPTYRSFTMLAMMQNADGFDSYAASYLLSSPTSVGVSSVVSGR, from the coding sequence ATGCAGCTGAAGCTTGTATCAGTCGTTTCCCTCGTGTTGCTCCACTTCCTCAGCGTCGGCCATGGAGTCGGAGGTGACAGCCAGTTCATCTACAACGGCTTCCACGGTGCTCAGCTTGACCTCGACGGGATGGCCGTGATCGAGTCGGACGGCAAGCTCGCGCTGACGAACGTCACCTCCCAGCTGAAAGGCAGCGCGTTCCACCCGGCGCCACTCCGCTTCACCGACGCGGCAACGAACGGCACCGCCGCACGCTCCTTCTCGGCAACCTTCGTGTTCGCAATTGTCACCGACTATATCACGGTGGGCGGGAATGGGCTTGCCTTTTTCGTCGCGCCCAACAAGAACCTGTCCGCAGCGTCGCCGAGCCAGTTCCTCGGCCTCTTCAACAAGCAGAACAACGGCAACGGGACCAACCACGTCTTCGCCGTCGAGCTCGACACCATCCTCAACCCGGAGTTCGGGGACATCAACAGCAACCACGTCGGCGTCGACGTCAACGGGCTGGCTTCCGTCGCTGCCGAGCCCGCCGGCTACTACTCCGATGACGACGCCGGCGATTTCAAGAATCTGACCCTCATCAGCGGCGACGCTATGCAACTGTGGGTGGACTACGACGGCCGATCAACGGTGGTCAGCGTGACGCTGGCGCCCCTCGGGATGTCCAGGCCGATAAAGCCCCTTATCTCCGTCGTCATCGATCTCTCGCCGGTGCTGAGCGACACGGCGTATGCTGGCCTCTCGTCGTCGACGGGGCCGTTTCAAACGCGCCATTACGTGCTCGGCTGGAGCTTCGCGCTGGACGGGGCAGCGCCGCCGCTCGACTACGCAAACCTCCCCATGCCGCCCCGCGTCGGTGACGACAAGGGCCGGTCAAAGGGGCGCGACGTCATCCTTCCGGTGGTCGCTCCGATCCTCGCgctcgcggtggccgccggtgtatTTCTGCTCGTGTGGCGGCGATTTCGGTACGCCGAGGTCAGGGAGGACTGGGAGTTGGAGTTCGGGCCTCACCGGTACGCGTACAAGGATCTGTTCCGTGCCACCGGCGGCTTCGACAGCAAGCATCTGCTTGGCGTCGGCGGGTTCGGGAGGGTGTACAAGGGCGTGCTCCCCAAGTCCAAGACGGAGATCGCTGTGAAGGTCGTCGTGTCCCACGACAACGCGAAGCAGGGGATGAAGCAGTTCGTCGCCGAGGTCGTCAGCATCGGCCGCGTCAGGCACCGCAACATCGTGCATCTGCTCGGCTACTGTCGGCGCAAAGGGGAGCTCCTCCTGGTGTACGAGTACATGCCTAACGGCAGCCTGGACAACTGGTTGTACGACCAGCACGCGCCGCCCCTGAGCTGGCCGCAGAGACTCCGCGCCATTAGAGGCGTCGCGTCCGGCTTGCTCTACCTCCACGAGGATTGGGAGCAGGTGGTGGTGCACCGAGACATCAAGGCGAGCAATGTGCTCCTCGACGGCGAGATGAACGCGCGGCTGGGCGACTTCGGGCTGTCCAAGATGTACGACCGGGGCTCCGACCCACAGACTACCCACGTGGTGGGCACCATGGGGTACCTCGCGCCGGAGCTCGCATGCACGCGGCGGGTCACGCCAGCCACCGACGTATTCGCGTTCGGATCGTTCGTGCTGGAGGTGGCCTGCGGCCGACGGCCCATCGAGCACGTCGCCGCCGACGACAACCGGCTCATCCTGGCGGACTGGGTACTCGAACGCTGGCACGCCGGGGACGTCGGGGCCACGGCGGACCCGCGGCTCTGCGGCGTCTACGACGCCGAGGAGGCAGCGGCGGTGCTTAGGCTGGGATTGGTGTGCTCCCACCCGGCGCCCGCCGCGAGGCCGTCGATGCGGCAGGTGGTGCAGTACCTCGACGGCGACGAACCGATACCCGAGCCGGCGCCGACGTACCGCAGCTTCACTATGCTGGCCATGATGCAGAACGCCGACGGCTTCGACTCGTACGCTGCGTCTTACCTATTGTCATCACCGACGAGCGTCGGCGTCTCCTCCGTCGTCTCCGGCAGGTGA
- the LOC124708522 gene encoding uncharacterized protein LOC124708522 isoform X2, whose translation MEFPLEPASSAAMYEGGAGAAANGDVAVEDSACNHVGSVELDPSVAGILQVVAAAGNGDGDEQLDSAKCTVNQKFRVQNEASTDWTKRNQVRRLGYTVQEARGPLKVWKKACTHQWARVD comes from the exons ATGGAGTTCCCTTTGGAACCCGCAAGCAG TGCGGCAATGTATGAGGGCGGAGCTGGTGCCGCCGCAAATGGTGATGTAGCGGTGGAAGACAGTGCGTGCAATCATGTCGGGTCAGTGGAGCTGGATCCATCTGTGGCGGGCATCCTACAAGTAGTAGCTGCTGCCGGCAACGGAGATGGTGACGAGCAACTTGATTCAGCAAAGTGTACTGTGAATCAAAAGTTCAGAGTTCAGAACGAAGCATCTACGGACTGGACCAAGAG GAATCAAGTAAGACGACTGGGCTACACCGTCCAAGAAGCAAGGGGCCCTCTGAAGGTTTGGAAGAAGGCCTGCACGCATCAGTGGGCCAGAGTGGACTAA
- the LOC124708522 gene encoding uncharacterized protein LOC124708522 isoform X1: MEFPLEPASSAAMYEGGAGAAANGDVAVEDSACNHVGSVELDPSVAGILQVVAAAGNGDGDEQLDSAKCTVNQKFRVQNEASTDWTKRVRVGQAPLDRARVPLRSRYMGMQRCLDPCLGTPFDSLSGASGRSYANLAGSRSERGLGAGGSRSMLATSNRLLVLCPLLPRRSREGLL, encoded by the exons ATGGAGTTCCCTTTGGAACCCGCAAGCAG TGCGGCAATGTATGAGGGCGGAGCTGGTGCCGCCGCAAATGGTGATGTAGCGGTGGAAGACAGTGCGTGCAATCATGTCGGGTCAGTGGAGCTGGATCCATCTGTGGCGGGCATCCTACAAGTAGTAGCTGCTGCCGGCAACGGAGATGGTGACGAGCAACTTGATTCAGCAAAGTGTACTGTGAATCAAAAGTTCAGAGTTCAGAACGAAGCATCTACGGACTGGACCAAGAG GGTAAGGGTGGGTCAAGCACCGCTTGATAGGGCACGAGTGCCCTTGAGAAGTAGATACATGGGTATGCAGAGATGTTTGGATCCTTGCCTTGGTACACCTTTCGATTCGCTAAGCGGGGCAAGCGGAAGGAGTTACGCAAACCTGGCCGGATCTAGATCGGAGCGGGGGCTGGGTGCTGGCGGCAGTCGATCGATGCTGGCAACATCAAACAGGCTGCTGGTGTTGTGTCCGCTGCTACCGCGGAGAAGCCGAGAGGGATTACTGTAA